TTTCCAGGGCAGAGAATCATCCGGCCTGGCAGCCAGAAAAGCCTCGGGATCGGGTCCGACAATCGAATCAAGAATCACCGCATACCGGAAAAGCCTGATAAAGCCATCAACATCGGTGCCATACCAGTAGACAGTCGTATCCGAAGAGAACCGCGCACCCTCTACGGGAATGTTGACGAATTCAACAATCGGCGCCTGATTGACGCGCGGGGGACCTTTGATTTCTTTTGTGCATCCGCCCCAGATATATATACCTAATATCAGCGCGGAAATTATCAGCAGACTCCGCTTCATATTATTTCCTCCATTATATTTAAGCCTGATGCCATCATCCTAAAACGCCAGACCGATCGAGAATCTATGAACCTGGGTCAACCAGCCAAAGTCCTGATAAGCATAGTCAACCGAGAGATCCATATCACCGCCTATGGGCAGGCGTAACCCGCCTCCGGCGGTGAATCCGTCGGAGTCATAGTTGAGCCTCTCACCGACACGGAGGCTGAATTTATTCTGAAAGGTGTATTCCAGACCGGCATTATATTTCTCGAGATTGTCCGACGGATGGTTGCCTTCGGCTGAAATCGTCATCGAATGATTGTCATTACTGAGCAGATCGATGGCGGCGCCAAATTTAAAATTGATCGGAAGCGGAAATCCCTTCTCGATGAATTTGAAGTCGGGACCGAAATTAGTGATAACCATGGCGATCTTAAAGTTCCGGTACCCCGAGTTATAACAGGTGCCGACATCAGCGGCCCAGCCGGAAGCGCTTACGGTCTCCAAATTCTCCTGAATATATTTGGCCGTAAACCCCACCGAGAACTTGTCCGTAAGGAATCGACCATAACTGATACCGACCGCCAGATCGCCGGCAGAGAAGTATTGCGCATTGCCGTCATGATCGACGCCGTGAGGATAGGAGTGGTTGGTATAGAGAATATCCCCTGTATTAAGGGAATAAACCCCAACGCCAACAACTCCCCCCACCGCTTCCAGCGGAACGGCCATGGCGAAAAATTCATAATTAATGCCGGAC
This window of the Candidatus Zixiibacteriota bacterium genome carries:
- a CDS encoding PorV/PorQ family protein yields the protein MRFHRFYPSLLGVLLLLLPSLAFSQAKVGTTGLNFLELGVSARAMGMGDAFTARVNDASAIYYNPAALTYVYGREAMFTHISMPSGINYEFFAMAVPLEAVGGVVGVGVYSLNTGDILYTNHSYPHGVDHDGNAQYFSAGDLAVGISYGRFLTDKFSVGFTAKYIQENLETVSASGWAADVGTCYNSGYRNFKIAMVITNFGPDFKFIEKGFPLPINFKFGAAIDLLSNDNHSMTISAEGNHPSDNLEKYNAGLEYTFQNKFSLRVGERLNYDSDGFTAGGGLRLPIGGDMDLSVDYAYQDFGWLTQVHRFSIGLAF